In the Desulforhopalus sp. genome, one interval contains:
- a CDS encoding ATP-binding protein: MKLSLQKKFIIIAFLAVFLLTAVISILAAAKTRSALLQASEKQGLMLAQTVSALIINELIYEKLGLVEEGGLIDNYVRELYQRRELDLKYVAVLDTSLQVISHSNFGEFGKRYSSPLIEEARKSGSIKMQRTSGGSAVGEEMEFAAPLAIEGKHWGVLLFALSLQGVELEIRAMIAQIIGLSLLSLGFLFIVIYFLSRRFIKPIIDLSLAMGEVEVEMREKTMPVAGSDELSSLAESYNDMVRRIRRANEEMKLAHEKLLQSEKLATLGVLASSVAHRINNPLGGLFNCVRLLQKQGDDPAFRSNYLELVLEGLESIEKTVSQLLYTAGRRDGEEKRAEVATVLARVLKFLDYRMKKQEISYLQEVSPGLFIAVAPHDLEEMFLNTMINSIQAMEEGGSLQVRAAGGEGQVEISVTDSGTGIPQDKLDQVFDLFYSTKKAGEGTGLGMWMTYELVKKYRGHIALESREGVGTKVSIIIPEGT; encoded by the coding sequence GTGAAGCTGTCGCTACAGAAAAAATTCATTATTATCGCCTTTCTCGCGGTCTTCTTGCTGACCGCCGTCATCAGCATCCTTGCCGCCGCCAAGACCCGTTCCGCCCTTCTCCAGGCCAGTGAAAAACAGGGCCTTATGCTGGCCCAGACGGTCAGCGCCCTGATCATCAACGAGCTCATCTATGAAAAGCTCGGCCTGGTCGAGGAGGGTGGCCTGATCGACAATTATGTCCGCGAATTGTATCAGCGCCGCGAGCTCGACCTGAAATACGTCGCCGTTCTTGACACCTCGCTGCAGGTCATCTCGCACAGCAACTTTGGCGAATTCGGTAAACGCTACAGCAGCCCGCTGATCGAAGAGGCCCGCAAGTCAGGCAGCATCAAGATGCAAAGAACCTCCGGCGGATCGGCCGTAGGAGAGGAAATGGAGTTCGCCGCGCCGCTGGCCATCGAAGGCAAACACTGGGGCGTCCTGCTTTTCGCCCTGTCGTTGCAGGGGGTCGAATTGGAGATACGGGCGATGATCGCACAGATTATCGGTCTTTCCCTGCTTTCCCTTGGTTTCCTCTTTATTGTCATCTATTTCCTCAGCCGCCGCTTTATCAAGCCGATCATTGATCTTTCCCTGGCCATGGGCGAGGTCGAGGTTGAGATGCGCGAGAAGACCATGCCGGTTGCCGGCAGCGATGAACTGTCGAGTCTTGCCGAGAGCTATAACGACATGGTGCGGAGAATCCGCCGGGCCAATGAGGAGATGAAGCTCGCCCATGAAAAGCTCCTGCAATCGGAAAAGCTCGCCACCCTCGGTGTCCTTGCCTCAAGCGTTGCCCACCGGATCAACAACCCCCTGGGCGGCCTGTTTAACTGTGTCCGCCTCCTGCAGAAACAGGGGGACGATCCGGCCTTTCGCAGCAATTATCTGGAGTTGGTCCTTGAAGGTCTGGAGAGTATCGAGAAAACCGTCAGCCAGTTGTTGTATACGGCCGGCCGGCGCGACGGCGAGGAAAAACGCGCGGAGGTGGCGACGGTGCTCGCCCGGGTCTTGAAATTTCTCGATTATCGCATGAAAAAGCAAGAGATTTCCTACCTGCAGGAGGTATCGCCGGGACTCTTTATTGCAGTTGCCCCCCATGACCTGGAGGAGATGTTTCTCAACACCATGATCAACTCCATCCAGGCAATGGAGGAGGGAGGCAGCCTGCAGGTCCGGGCCGCAGGCGGCGAGGGTCAGGTGGAAATCAGCGTTACCGATAGCGGAACGGGAATCCCCCAGGACAAGCTGGATCAGGTCTTCGATCTCTTTTACTCGACCAAAAAGGCCGGTGAGGGCACCGGTCTTGGAATGTGGATGACCTACGAACTGGTGAAGAAATACCGCGGCCATATTGCCCTGGAAAGCCGCGAAGGGGTCGGCACCAAGGTGTCGATCATTATTCCGGAGGGAACATGA
- a CDS encoding sigma-54 dependent transcriptional regulator — translation MSKSILLVEDEKILRISLTDALKAEGYTVLPVVDGDEALAALGEGDFSLVITDIRLPGASGVDILRKSLVESPLTPVIMMTAYGSIKDAVSAIRSGAFDYITKPFDLDEMLVTVAKALEVQHITEENIRLKKELSSYYGVPNIIGESKAMQAVFVLLGKVSRTASTVLILGESGTGKELIASTIHYQSARKDKPIIRVNCAALPPELIESELFGYEKGAFTGASTRKPGRFDLADGGTIFLDEIGDLPLLTQTKILRVLEERTFERLGSTGSVKVDVRIIAATNKDLVGEVKAGRFREDLYYRLNVIPVVLPPLRARKDDIPLLVYAFTRRFNDQLGTSNSFAPEAVEVLMNYAFPGNVRELLNIVERSIALANDTIIRPEDLPAHIIGPRQKKTPLTSLQGIVADAEKDHIIKVLQLTKGNRSRAAEILGVSRKTLWEKINLHHLDL, via the coding sequence ATGAGCAAGAGCATTCTGCTGGTTGAGGACGAAAAGATCCTGCGGATATCCCTGACCGACGCCTTAAAAGCCGAGGGCTACACGGTACTGCCGGTGGTCGATGGCGATGAGGCCCTGGCGGCTCTTGGTGAGGGTGATTTCTCCCTGGTGATAACCGACATCCGTCTGCCCGGGGCAAGCGGCGTCGATATTCTCAGAAAGAGCCTGGTCGAGTCGCCACTTACCCCGGTGATCATGATGACCGCCTACGGCAGCATCAAGGACGCAGTGTCGGCCATTCGCTCCGGCGCCTTTGATTACATCACCAAGCCGTTTGATCTCGACGAGATGCTGGTCACCGTTGCCAAAGCCCTGGAGGTGCAGCATATCACCGAGGAAAACATCCGGCTGAAAAAGGAGTTAAGCAGCTATTACGGTGTTCCCAATATCATCGGCGAAAGCAAGGCGATGCAGGCGGTCTTTGTCCTCCTCGGCAAGGTGAGCAGGACCGCCTCGACGGTGCTCATCCTCGGCGAATCGGGCACCGGCAAGGAGCTGATCGCCTCGACCATCCACTATCAGAGTGCCAGGAAGGACAAGCCGATCATCCGCGTCAACTGCGCCGCTCTTCCTCCCGAGCTCATCGAGAGTGAGTTGTTCGGTTACGAAAAGGGCGCCTTTACCGGGGCGAGTACCAGGAAACCGGGGCGCTTTGACCTGGCCGATGGCGGCACCATCTTTCTTGATGAAATCGGTGATCTGCCTCTTCTCACCCAGACCAAAATTCTCCGGGTCCTGGAAGAGCGGACCTTCGAGCGTCTTGGCTCGACCGGTTCGGTGAAGGTTGATGTGCGGATCATTGCCGCCACCAATAAAGATCTGGTGGGGGAGGTCAAGGCAGGCAGATTTCGTGAGGACCTGTACTATCGCCTCAATGTCATCCCGGTGGTTCTGCCGCCGCTGCGCGCCCGAAAAGACGATATCCCCCTGCTGGTGTACGCCTTTACCAGGCGCTTTAATGACCAGCTGGGAACCAGCAACAGTTTTGCCCCGGAGGCGGTCGAGGTCCTGATGAACTACGCCTTTCCCGGTAATGTCCGCGAGCTGCTCAATATCGTCGAACGCTCCATCGCCCTGGCAAACGATACAATCATCAGGCCGGAAGACCTGCCGGCCCATATTATAGGGCCCCGCCAGAAAAAAACACCTCTGACGTCCCTGCAGGGAATTGTCGCCGATGCCGAAAAAGACCATATCATCAAGGTTTTGCAGCTCACCAAAGGCAATCGCTCAAGGGCGGCTGAGATCCTTGGAGTCAGCAGAAAGACCTTGTGGGAAAAAATAAACCTTCATCATCTTGACCTGTAA
- a CDS encoding 4Fe-4S dicluster domain-containing protein, with protein MSQEDILMVMQSDLERAMKKTAGDRRWAMLIDLRKCVGCHACTVGCVSENKLPPKLHYRPVYEYEQGTYPKVARTFLPRPCMQCDQPPCVDACPEPGKNGATWKETEGIGAGIVMINYEKCIGCGACVEACPYHARTLDDGGFHSTGMPALQRYEIMPSFEYGKKRSRSKKGLPVEKARKCHFCVHRLAAGQLPVCITTCIGRAGYFGDENDPESLIAKVKKANALQILKPEERTAPRVSYVAGVQLEVLYDK; from the coding sequence ATGAGCCAGGAAGACATTCTCATGGTCATGCAGAGTGACCTTGAACGGGCGATGAAAAAGACGGCGGGAGACCGGCGCTGGGCGATGCTCATCGACCTGCGCAAATGTGTCGGCTGTCACGCCTGCACCGTCGGCTGCGTGTCGGAAAACAAGCTGCCACCTAAACTCCATTACCGGCCGGTTTATGAATACGAACAGGGGACCTATCCCAAGGTTGCCCGGACCTTCCTCCCCAGGCCGTGCATGCAGTGCGACCAGCCGCCCTGTGTTGATGCCTGTCCCGAGCCCGGCAAGAATGGCGCTACCTGGAAGGAGACGGAGGGAATCGGCGCCGGGATCGTCATGATCAACTACGAGAAGTGCATTGGCTGCGGCGCCTGTGTCGAGGCCTGCCCCTATCATGCCCGCACCCTCGACGACGGCGGTTTCCATTCAACAGGGATGCCTGCTCTGCAGCGTTACGAGATCATGCCGTCCTTTGAATACGGTAAGAAACGGTCGCGCAGCAAGAAGGGGCTACCGGTTGAAAAAGCCCGCAAATGCCATTTCTGTGTGCATCGTCTGGCGGCGGGACAATTGCCGGTGTGCATCACCACCTGTATCGGCCGGGCCGGCTATTTCGGCGATGAGAACGACCCCGAGAGCCTCATTGCCAAAGTGAAAAAGGCCAATGCCCTACAGATTCTCAAACCCGAAGAGCGGACAGCGCCGCGTGTTTCTTATGTCGCAGGTGTACAGTTGGAGGTGCTTTATGACAAATAA
- a CDS encoding molybdopterin-dependent oxidoreductase, whose translation MTNNTSTGVSRRDFLKTTAIAGCTALVASQFDFARGLIARVEAGEISEFEAYELMKAENTLYSVCLNCNTGCGIKVKILDGVAVKIDGNPYNPFNLHPHMEMKTDPQAAVKVDGGLCPKGQASHQGAYDPYRITRVLKRAGKRGENNWQSIPFAQAIDEIVAGGNLFKYVPGEENRKIAGLKELYALKDKKAFEEMGKDAAALGKKKPEERAQAIEEFKKKHAANLSALIDPDHPDFGPKNNQFVYFWGRKKGGRSNFAAAFTGSYGTANTHGHTTVCQGSLYFACKAMSEQYVGNTFKDGQKFYWQADQENSDYILFVGANLFDGNYGPTNRTMRMTQRIADGKLKMTVLDPRCTKLASKAQRWVPINPGTDAAFAMGMTRWILENNKFDGKFLSCCNKAAATAAKELSWSNGPWLVKIDKDGKPGKFLRANEIGLKAAEKRKDASDKEYDFEYLVAMKEDGKPVAFDPNDDKEAVNGALFVDAVLTDAQGKEFKVKSSLQIMLEASREKTIAEYAALCGIEAGTIEAVAKEFTSYGKKACVDIHRGAAQHTNGFYNIASCMNLNLLIGNFDWKGGMIAASTFNIDGTSKSTDKQPFNFKNIGPKGVKIFGTSVIRHGMKYEESTLFTGKESYPAKRNWWPLSSDVYEEILPSIADAYPYPAKVVFSYMGAPTYSLPAGQTQIASLLDLDKLPLYIASDILIGPTSMYADYIIPDLHYLERWEFQGSHPNMPVKIQPVRQPVIASPNEIVKVFGVEQPISYETFWLALAEKLEMKGFGKDGFGPGQDFTRPDDFYIRMVANIALDGKDPVADATPAEIELFKQSRRHLPKTVFDIERWQAITGAAWPKVVAVLNRGGRFASQASSYKDAQVANKYGKLINLYQEKTAGCKDAFTGKSFHGLARYVPIADTMGKDTKELAKGYPLQLITQRDVLHTKSRTITMPYLTDLLPENGIIIHTSDAKKIGVKTGDRVKVISATNVDGVWDLKKGRKKPMIGKVQVTETIKPGVVTFTLGHGHWSAGAEDVTIDGKVVPADVRRAAGVHANAAMWIDPNLKNTCMIDKVGGSVSFYDTMVQLIKV comes from the coding sequence ATGACAAATAATACCAGCACTGGCGTATCTCGCCGCGATTTCCTGAAAACCACGGCCATAGCCGGATGTACTGCCCTGGTCGCTTCGCAGTTTGACTTTGCCCGCGGCCTGATTGCCCGGGTCGAGGCCGGGGAGATCAGCGAATTCGAGGCCTATGAGCTGATGAAGGCGGAGAATACTTTATATTCCGTTTGCCTCAACTGTAATACCGGTTGCGGCATCAAGGTGAAGATCCTTGATGGGGTGGCGGTGAAGATCGACGGCAATCCTTACAATCCCTTCAATCTCCATCCCCATATGGAAATGAAGACCGATCCGCAGGCGGCTGTAAAGGTTGACGGCGGTCTCTGCCCGAAGGGTCAGGCGAGTCACCAGGGGGCCTATGATCCCTACCGGATTACCAGGGTTTTAAAGCGCGCCGGCAAGAGGGGGGAGAACAATTGGCAGAGTATTCCCTTCGCCCAGGCCATCGACGAGATCGTTGCCGGTGGCAATTTGTTCAAGTATGTTCCCGGTGAGGAGAACCGCAAAATCGCCGGCCTGAAGGAACTCTACGCCCTCAAAGACAAAAAGGCCTTCGAGGAAATGGGAAAAGACGCCGCTGCTCTCGGCAAGAAAAAACCGGAGGAGCGGGCCCAGGCGATTGAAGAATTCAAAAAGAAGCATGCGGCCAACCTGTCGGCACTGATCGATCCCGATCATCCGGATTTTGGGCCGAAGAACAATCAGTTCGTCTATTTCTGGGGCCGTAAAAAGGGTGGCCGCTCCAATTTCGCCGCGGCCTTTACCGGCAGTTACGGTACCGCCAATACCCACGGCCATACCACGGTCTGCCAGGGTTCACTGTATTTTGCCTGTAAGGCGATGAGCGAACAGTATGTCGGCAATACCTTCAAGGACGGCCAGAAGTTTTACTGGCAGGCCGACCAGGAAAACAGCGATTATATCCTCTTTGTCGGCGCCAACCTCTTTGACGGCAACTACGGTCCGACCAACCGCACCATGCGCATGACCCAACGTATCGCCGACGGCAAGCTGAAGATGACGGTGCTCGATCCCCGCTGCACCAAGCTCGCCTCCAAAGCCCAGCGCTGGGTACCGATCAACCCGGGAACCGACGCCGCCTTTGCCATGGGCATGACTCGGTGGATCCTTGAAAACAACAAATTCGACGGCAAATTCCTTTCCTGCTGCAACAAGGCGGCGGCAACGGCTGCCAAGGAGCTGAGCTGGAGCAACGGGCCCTGGCTGGTAAAAATTGATAAGGACGGCAAGCCGGGGAAATTCCTGCGGGCCAATGAAATCGGTCTGAAGGCGGCCGAAAAACGCAAGGATGCCTCCGACAAGGAATATGATTTTGAATACCTGGTGGCGATGAAAGAAGACGGCAAACCGGTGGCCTTTGATCCAAACGATGATAAAGAAGCGGTGAACGGCGCCCTGTTTGTTGATGCCGTCCTCACTGATGCCCAGGGCAAGGAATTTAAGGTAAAGAGCAGTCTGCAGATCATGCTTGAGGCCAGCCGGGAAAAGACCATCGCCGAATACGCGGCCCTTTGCGGTATTGAAGCTGGGACAATCGAGGCGGTGGCGAAGGAGTTCACCAGCTATGGCAAGAAGGCCTGTGTCGATATCCATCGCGGCGCCGCCCAGCATACCAACGGTTTCTACAATATCGCCTCGTGCATGAACCTCAACCTGTTGATCGGCAATTTCGACTGGAAGGGCGGGATGATTGCCGCCTCCACCTTCAATATCGACGGCACCAGCAAGAGCACCGACAAGCAGCCCTTTAACTTTAAGAACATCGGTCCGAAGGGCGTGAAGATCTTCGGTACCTCGGTCATTCGCCATGGCATGAAGTATGAGGAATCGACACTGTTCACCGGTAAAGAGTCCTATCCGGCCAAACGCAACTGGTGGCCTCTGTCTTCCGATGTCTACGAGGAAATCCTGCCGTCCATCGCCGACGCCTATCCCTACCCGGCCAAAGTGGTATTCTCGTACATGGGGGCACCGACCTACTCGCTGCCCGCCGGCCAGACCCAGATCGCCTCGCTGCTCGATCTCGACAAGTTGCCGCTGTATATAGCCAGCGACATCCTCATTGGCCCGACCTCGATGTACGCCGATTACATCATCCCCGATCTCCACTATCTGGAGCGCTGGGAGTTCCAGGGATCGCACCCGAACATGCCGGTCAAGATCCAGCCGGTTCGGCAGCCGGTTATCGCTTCGCCAAACGAAATCGTCAAGGTCTTCGGCGTCGAGCAACCGATCAGCTATGAGACCTTCTGGCTGGCGCTGGCCGAAAAACTGGAGATGAAGGGTTTTGGCAAGGATGGTTTTGGGCCGGGCCAGGATTTCACCCGGCCGGATGATTTCTATATCCGCATGGTCGCCAATATCGCTCTTGACGGCAAGGATCCGGTGGCCGACGCGACACCGGCGGAGATCGAGCTGTTCAAACAGTCCCGGCGTCATCTGCCGAAGACGGTTTTCGACATCGAGCGCTGGCAGGCGATTACCGGCGCCGCCTGGCCGAAGGTAGTCGCCGTCCTCAACCGCGGCGGCCGCTTTGCCAGCCAGGCGTCCAGTTACAAAGACGCCCAGGTTGCCAATAAGTACGGCAAGCTGATCAATCTCTATCAGGAGAAGACCGCCGGCTGCAAGGACGCCTTCACCGGCAAGTCCTTCCATGGTCTTGCCCGCTACGTGCCGATCGCCGACACCATGGGCAAGGACACCAAGGAACTGGCCAAGGGTTATCCGCTCCAGCTCATCACCCAGCGCGATGTCCTGCATACCAAGTCGCGGACCATTACCATGCCCTACCTGACCGACCTATTGCCGGAAAACGGCATCATCATCCACACCAGCGATGCCAAAAAGATCGGGGTGAAGACCGGTGACCGGGTGAAGGTGATATCAGCCACCAATGTTGACGGGGTCTGGGACCTGAAAAAGGGCAGAAAAAAACCGATGATTGGCAAGGTCCAGGTCACCGAGACCATCAAGCCGGGTGTGGTCACCTTCACCCTCGGCCATGGCCACTGGAGTGCCGGGGCGGAAGATGTCACCATCGACGGCAAGGTAGTTCCGGCGGATGTTCGCCGGGCCGCCGGTGTTCACGCCAATGCGGCGATGTGGATCGACCCCAACCTGAAGAACACCTGCATGATCGACAAGGTGGGTGGCAGCGTGTCGTTTTATGACACCATGGTGCAGTTGATCAAGGTGTGA
- a CDS encoding methyltransferase domain-containing protein, producing MEKIQATSRLSLLFSISWESDGTRHSERFFAEKVSMWRDLFPGSMHAELLGKQVGDTVQVKVLPADFIAPFSARLLRTVRRKQFALPRGIQPLLGRFYPQYSLQDVPGVFPTSIAPCRFVEEHGDNLVVDLNHPLAGKELTISATILRIEQPQVERGGRCEAWLETISAGGPGMQKRLPGKVLTFTEGAFARENERPDSLFYQSPRLLQHLDSTARRIIGEEYAKALPMSGDILDLMGSWDSHLPGDFPIGSLTVLGMNQEELDKNARATATVVHDLNADPRLPFADGSFGGILNTASIEYATDPQQLCREISRILRPGGTVAIAFSNRWFPTKAIALWSQLHEFERLGLVVDLLDAAGDFQNFTTLSVRGYPRPDDDTHDLALSDPVYMVTAKKKTDHH from the coding sequence ATGGAAAAGATACAGGCAACTTCAAGATTATCGCTGCTCTTCAGCATTTCCTGGGAAAGTGACGGCACCCGGCACAGCGAACGGTTTTTTGCCGAGAAGGTCAGCATGTGGCGTGATCTTTTCCCCGGATCGATGCACGCAGAGCTTCTGGGCAAGCAGGTGGGGGATACAGTGCAGGTGAAAGTTCTACCGGCTGACTTTATTGCCCCCTTCTCGGCAAGATTGCTTCGTACCGTCAGGCGCAAACAATTTGCCCTGCCCCGGGGCATCCAACCCCTTCTCGGCCGGTTCTATCCGCAGTATTCCCTCCAGGATGTCCCCGGAGTTTTTCCAACATCCATCGCTCCATGCCGATTTGTTGAGGAGCACGGTGACAATCTGGTCGTTGATCTCAACCATCCCCTGGCCGGGAAGGAGTTGACGATAAGCGCCACAATCCTGCGCATTGAACAGCCGCAGGTCGAACGGGGTGGCCGGTGCGAGGCCTGGCTGGAGACGATCAGCGCCGGAGGACCGGGCATGCAGAAGCGGCTGCCGGGAAAGGTTCTCACCTTCACGGAAGGCGCCTTCGCCAGAGAAAATGAACGGCCGGACAGCCTGTTTTATCAAAGCCCGCGACTGCTCCAGCATCTCGACAGCACCGCCCGCCGGATCATCGGTGAGGAATATGCCAAGGCCCTGCCAATGTCAGGCGATATCCTCGACCTTATGGGCAGCTGGGATTCGCACCTGCCCGGCGATTTCCCGATCGGTTCGCTTACCGTTCTCGGGATGAACCAGGAAGAGCTGGATAAAAATGCCAGGGCCACCGCCACCGTCGTGCACGACCTCAATGCCGATCCGCGACTGCCCTTTGCCGATGGCTCCTTTGGCGGGATACTCAACACCGCCTCTATCGAATACGCCACCGACCCTCAGCAGCTCTGCCGCGAGATCAGTCGCATCCTCCGCCCGGGTGGGACCGTCGCCATCGCCTTCTCCAACCGCTGGTTCCCCACCAAGGCCATCGCCCTTTGGTCACAGCTCCACGAGTTCGAGCGGCTGGGCCTGGTTGTCGATCTGCTTGACGCAGCCGGAGACTTCCAGAACTTCACCACCCTTTCGGTGCGCGGCTACCCGCGGCCGGACGATGACACCCATGATTTAGCATTGTCAGATCCCGTTTATATGGTAACCGCAAAGAAGAAAACAGACCACCATTGA
- a CDS encoding cation:proton antiporter, producing the protein MGIAADIIILVVTAFFCGLLMQRLRQPLILGYLLAGVILGPYTGGLAVTDVHHIELLAEIGVALLLFALGLEFSLKDLKPVKYIALLGTPLQIALTIGLGLAIGGVLGWDWRTSLWFGALISLSSTMVILKTLMNQGWLGTLSSKVMIGMLIVQDLAVVPMMIILPQLGDPAAGLGTLGFAGVKAAVFLATMLLFGNKLLPILLRHIARLGSRELFLLAITAIGLGVGYITYLIGLSFALGAFIAGMVLSESDYGHQALSDIIPLRDLFGLLFFASVGMLLDPSYLLENWGQVLLVLTLVSLGKGIIFATLAAIFRYGNVVPLAVGLGLFQIGEFSFVLARVGVSSDSISKDFSNLVLTTAVLSMVLTPLISAQTSRLYALKKRWFRHEPLESINFPEEALRDHVVIAGCGRVGFQVASVLDRLGTPFVLVEIDQNRVEEARAAGYPVVYGDGSHEVVQEALAVDRASLLVVTTPGIVVAQAIIRHAREVNKRIRVVARMADPAFFDVFKELGVSDLVYPEFEAGLEITRQALLHLRIPAPEIQRQTEEMRQQLLAPAVAETENYRTLGQMRAAEQHFDLQWVQLEAGNNLIGKSIGEAGIRKLTGASVVGIIRAEQLQPNPDPGFRFQEGDLVAIIGSAEARTGFHRLAGCRAADGDAFGPLVCST; encoded by the coding sequence ATGGGCATCGCCGCCGACATCATTATCCTCGTTGTCACCGCTTTTTTCTGCGGACTGCTGATGCAGCGGCTACGTCAGCCGTTGATCCTCGGCTATCTCCTTGCCGGTGTTATCCTTGGGCCGTATACCGGTGGCTTGGCGGTCACCGATGTCCATCATATCGAGCTGCTCGCCGAGATCGGCGTCGCCCTGCTCCTTTTTGCCCTCGGTCTGGAGTTCTCACTGAAAGACCTGAAGCCGGTCAAATACATCGCCCTGCTCGGCACCCCTCTGCAGATAGCCTTGACCATCGGCCTTGGCCTGGCAATCGGTGGAGTATTGGGTTGGGATTGGCGGACCTCCCTGTGGTTCGGGGCCCTGATCAGCCTGTCGTCGACCATGGTCATCCTGAAAACCCTGATGAACCAGGGCTGGCTGGGCACCCTGTCGAGCAAGGTGATGATCGGTATGCTCATTGTCCAGGACCTGGCGGTGGTGCCGATGATGATCATCCTGCCGCAACTCGGTGATCCGGCTGCGGGGCTCGGCACCCTTGGCTTTGCCGGGGTGAAGGCGGCGGTCTTTCTTGCGACCATGCTCCTTTTCGGCAATAAACTGCTACCGATCCTGTTGCGGCATATTGCCAGGCTCGGTTCCCGCGAGCTGTTCCTGCTGGCGATCACCGCCATCGGCCTTGGCGTCGGCTATATTACCTATCTGATCGGCCTGAGCTTTGCCCTCGGGGCCTTTATCGCCGGCATGGTTCTCAGCGAATCCGACTATGGCCACCAGGCCCTGAGCGACATCATTCCCCTGCGTGACCTGTTTGGCCTGCTGTTCTTCGCCTCGGTGGGTATGCTTCTCGATCCCTCCTACCTGCTGGAGAATTGGGGCCAGGTATTGCTGGTGCTGACCTTGGTCAGCCTCGGCAAGGGGATCATCTTCGCGACGCTTGCGGCAATCTTTCGCTATGGCAATGTCGTCCCCCTGGCGGTGGGTCTCGGCCTCTTTCAGATCGGCGAATTTTCCTTCGTTCTCGCAAGAGTTGGGGTCAGCAGCGACTCGATCAGCAAGGACTTCTCCAATTTGGTGCTGACGACCGCGGTGTTATCCATGGTCCTCACCCCCTTAATTTCCGCCCAGACCTCCCGCCTCTACGCCCTGAAAAAGCGCTGGTTTCGCCATGAACCCCTGGAGTCGATCAACTTTCCCGAGGAGGCCCTGCGCGATCATGTGGTCATCGCCGGTTGCGGCCGTGTCGGTTTTCAGGTTGCCTCGGTCCTGGACCGGCTCGGCACCCCGTTTGTTTTGGTGGAAATCGATCAAAACCGGGTTGAAGAGGCCAGGGCCGCGGGTTATCCGGTGGTCTACGGCGACGGCAGCCATGAGGTGGTGCAGGAGGCCCTGGCCGTCGACAGGGCCTCGCTCCTGGTGGTGACGACGCCGGGCATTGTTGTCGCTCAGGCGATCATCCGTCATGCCCGCGAGGTGAACAAGCGGATCAGGGTGGTGGCGCGGATGGCCGACCCGGCGTTTTTTGACGTCTTCAAGGAGTTGGGGGTCAGCGATCTGGTCTATCCGGAGTTTGAAGCGGGCCTGGAGATAACCAGGCAGGCCCTGCTCCATCTGCGCATCCCGGCGCCGGAGATCCAGAGGCAAACCGAGGAAATGCGCCAGCAGCTGCTGGCACCGGCGGTGGCGGAGACCGAGAACTACCGGACCCTCGGGCAGATGCGGGCGGCCGAGCAGCACTTTGATTTGCAGTGGGTGCAGCTGGAGGCCGGCAATAACCTGATCGGCAAGAGTATCGGTGAGGCGGGGATCCGCAAGCTGACCGGGGCCTCGGTGGTCGGGATTATCCGGGCCGAGCAGCTGCAGCCGAACCCTGATCCCGGCTTCCGCTTTCAGGAGGGCGATCTGGTGGCGATCATCGGTTCCGCCGAGGCCCGGACGGGCTTTCACCGCTTGGCCGGTTGCCGGGCGGCAGACGGCGATGCCTTTGGGCCCTTGGTCTGCAGCACCTGA
- a CDS encoding polysaccharide deacetylase family protein, which yields MSSLLLSVDLEDVRAWVKDGRRYRDGVVENTRRYLAHFKRWGTKATFFTVGEVARRYPALIGEIVAAGHELACHGDVHLQLDKMTAQQFRADMESNLAALQAAGARDVVGFRAPTFSLTARTAWAHEVLADLGFTYSSSVLPAANPLYGWPEFGKDARKVAGGLWELPVTLHTIPGMPLPIAGGVYFRVLPFFLTRWAISRSIGQGLPVVTYFHPYDIDTEQERFMHPDLGDKRHLNMLMYIGRAKVLSRLNVLQQFFPFQAYGEYVSHLPAA from the coding sequence GTGAGTTCATTACTGCTCAGCGTTGATCTGGAGGATGTCCGGGCCTGGGTCAAGGACGGCCGTCGCTACCGGGACGGGGTGGTGGAAAACACCCGGAGATACCTGGCGCATTTCAAGCGGTGGGGGACAAAGGCGACCTTTTTTACCGTCGGCGAGGTGGCCCGGCGCTACCCGGCGCTTATCGGCGAGATTGTTGCAGCAGGCCATGAACTGGCCTGCCACGGCGATGTCCACCTGCAGCTCGACAAGATGACGGCGCAGCAGTTTCGCGCCGACATGGAGAGCAATCTCGCAGCCCTGCAGGCAGCCGGGGCAAGGGACGTTGTCGGTTTCCGCGCCCCGACCTTTTCGCTGACCGCACGTACCGCCTGGGCCCATGAGGTTTTGGCCGACCTGGGATTCACTTATTCAAGCTCAGTGCTGCCGGCGGCAAATCCACTCTACGGATGGCCGGAATTCGGCAAAGATGCCAGAAAGGTGGCGGGCGGCCTGTGGGAACTGCCGGTGACCCTGCACACCATTCCCGGCATGCCGCTGCCCATCGCCGGCGGGGTGTATTTTCGGGTCCTGCCCTTTTTCCTGACGCGCTGGGCGATCTCCAGAAGCATAGGTCAGGGCCTGCCGGTAGTCACCTATTTCCATCCCTATGATATCGATACAGAGCAGGAACGCTTCATGCACCCGGATCTCGGTGACAAGAGGCATCTCAATATGCTCATGTATATCGGGCGGGCGAAAGTGCTCAGTCGCCTGAACGTCCTACAGCAATTCTTTCCCTTCCAGGCATACGGCGAGTATGTCAGTCATCTTCCGGCGGCTTAG